The genomic region atccaggcaccgtgactgtggtaatcttcttatattagttatccatggcctccttccttctaaaaatcaatgtttctaattattctaatgagccagaaggcctaTGGTTGTTTTGAGAGTAGCatgagcttcacaggctgttacaatgagcagagtagaGCTCCCCTCCCCTtgcacctcctgctgctgccagatTACACAGCCAGAGGAGGTAGTGAAAGAGGAGGGGGTTgggagagacatgttctgctcattgtaacagcctgtgaatctgcagcacggatggGCCTTGTTAACACCTTCAggaccattagcataattttcaaagttgattttagaaggcaggaggccttgcataacaaatataagaaggttaccacagtcacggcttctggatctatgagtaacgtccattgtttatcatgatggattgtgattgtagatttcctttaagtttggtTTATATATTGGTAGATATTTTCAGTGCCACACACATAATTGCTTGTCTTCTGTATTTTCTATATCCGTTTTAGATACTAGATACTAGGTCACTGCTGACACCTTTGTTGTGTTCCCTCCTTGGTTACCATTAACTCCCTGGGGAATATTCTGCTTGTTTTGCAAAATCGtccttaataaaatataactGAAAATTGTAAGTAAAAAATTGCTATATGCACCGTCCCTGTCACAGCCCTGCTCTCTATTACCTCCTTCCCTCGctatccttctcctcctcctctttgtgtcCTATGAACCTGTGGGATCAGAGCACTCTTCCTCCTGTCAGTCGCAGGGTAACAATCCAGCCCCGTGTAGCAGAGCTCAGGCTGCACCCGTCATGTCACCTCCTGTACTCTATGGACTGGGTGTCCCTGATCTGTGGTCCTGGGTGCTCTGGCtcgggctcctctatgtgctggtAAAAGCCTCTAAGCTCTACCTGAAGTGGAGACATTTGGTTAAAGCTTTCAGTCCTTTTGAAGGTCCTAAGCGTCACTGGCTGTTTGGCAATGCCCACGAGGTAAGAGATGTGTGATGTATAGGGTTCTACGCTATGATACATAAACTATAGGTTTACATATGAAGATTCtgtgcaccccctaaagttacgcccctgaagaccaccatgggcccgggctgtatattatagcccctacatgtCTAGAATCACTTTTTACACatgatactagaatcagcttcttggggaggaTGTGCCCCTTCTAGATACTTTCATctgtggttttaggacctttggaggaactTCAATGGTTCTGCAATGTCTCTTGTGTTCATGTGTTACTAGAATCAAGCCCATTGTGCAACGGAGGATTCGTCACTTCTGTCTGATTTCAATCTGTAGTTTTAgggcctttggaggaccttcaacagtcctgaaatggctcttgtgtacatgtgtattgagatcaAGGACAGATGTAAGAGGATTCcatggatgaaggtccttctcaatcttatttttggtgggtggtttgggtggccatgggccccctagaagacttggcccccgggctaccgcccaatcTGCCTCTTCTATAATCCTTTACTGTCAGCCACAGATTTGGCCTGGCTACTGACTTACAGGGAGAAATTAGACGGGTCAAGTCATAGATTGCTGCATATCCATTGGTCCAATTGTAGAATAATTTGCCAGTTTACCGATTCTGCTCCCCCGAGCACATGTAACCAATATGTACCATAAAATATTAGACACTGGTAATTGTTTAGAAAATATCTAGGTCTGGTTAAGATTTTATGGCCCAACTTGACCATGTCTGATGCCAATTTGTACTCAACCACAACATTTGGTCGCTTCTAAAAATATTTTTCGAACCAATTTGATTTCATAATCCATCAACTGAAGCAGAGATCAGCTGTACAGAGCGCCCCTCTCTGGAGGACCCATCACCTCCATGCATTACACAGAGGCTTATTAATCTGAATAAGATTTGTGTAATGCATCATTTTACCTGCGGAGGCACTGTGGCAAAATTAAAACACATGCCACTTTGTTTTCCCACagattacaacaaaaaatttagATGAAATTGACATTGGGTAGATAAATTCTCACTGGCCATGTACATGAGATGAATAGAAATGTGTTGGACTTGAATGGTACTGTGTTACATAGCAGATTTCCCACACAGAAATCCATGGTAAAGATccatatataatggggcagatttacttacccggtccattcgcgatccagcggcgtgttctctgcggtggattcgggtccggccgggattcatgaaggcagttcctccgacgtccaccaggtgtcactgctgcgctgaagaccatcggaatgcactgaacttcaccgtcctatcgtgggtgaagataagcactttttttttttttaatgcggcgatttttctgaatccgtcaggttttttttacgaccaaacccctgatttccgtcgtgtgcatgccggcgccgatgcaccacaatccgatcccgtgcgccaaaatcccggggcaattcaggaaaaatcggcgcaaatcggaaatattcgggtaacacgtcgggaaaacgcggatcggccccttagtaaatgacccccaatatgattTGAGCGATGTATAGATATCACCAGATACATGAGCCCTTATAAAGTTAAATATTAAAAACTCCCACACAGATGACTTGATGATAAATGACCTCTGGAATCTATAAATCTTGAGTTTGATCTCCTCTTATGGCTCTTGTGATGTTCTCGGCCTGATAATATGTCTGTGTTACAGAAAGTTTTATACTTTCACCTACATAAATAAAACTGTGTATTATGTTGAGTTGTTTTGTTTATTGGTTGTTATTAAACCCCAACTTAAAGGGTATTTCCAAAAGCCAACAGTCACATTTCTGAACTAtgacataacccctttaactaatagCCTGATGTTCATTGTAATCCTGATTTTATCTGTAGTTCCATGGGGACGGCAAGGACCTGGATATTATAAGTGGATATGCTGAACAATACCCATACGCCTATCCGCTGTGGCTGGGAAATTTCTTTGCATCGCTGACTATATGCCACCCGGATTATGCAAAGGCCGTCCTGTCCAGACAGGGTAAGATCTGGAGTGAATTTATCAAAATTGCTTGAGGAACACAAAAAAGTCCCATCCTAGTTAGTGATTCAGATTGAGTTAAAATGAAGTCTCACCTCTTTTTTATTGTTCAaacaaaaatatgataaaaaaaattaagctaAATAATAAAAAGTCCTGTGTGTTTCCAgggcaacagactacaaacaaaccttaTGTAGTCTGATTCTGCAGTCACACTCTTATCGATTTGTCTCCtactcagtgtcggactgggcttccttaggcccaccagataaaatctGTTCGGGGGCCCACCTTCATTATCTCCCAAGAAATACACTCTAGCAGTCTCAaatttgtggtgttttctgatggacctctggggttcagtattgggttgagctggggcccaccggaggatcctctggtactctggtgggccagtccgacactgctccTCCTTTTTACGGAGCTACTGAATTTACTTCAGCAAAGGATGGAGAAATAAGGAAGGGAATATGACAGCCAGAAAAAAGCTATGGAGAATTTGTTGACTGTTACAATGAAGACACATGATTCCGTAGATGAGATGTAGACATGACGTGATATAAGATTTTTAAGCTTGTTTGCAaagttactttattttttatttaacatCCAAAAGAAAATTTCAGGTACAAACCACTAAGTGATCCAATATTTCTATATGGAAATGTAAGAAAGAAAATTGAAGGGATCCAAACTGttgggtttaaagggaacctaccaggccttcaccattaaacctaatgataGGTTCCCACATACATCTTCTCACTGTGCCCAATGCTTTTTTTTTGGATGAAAATTCCTAGCTTTTAAAAAAGTTGGATGCACCTTGCCAGGAGACTCCACCAGTCACaagaaaaatgtttcttttcAGCCCAGGCACTGTGTAATTGTTTAACTCCCTCATTTCCCATTTCCTTAAGGAATAAGagacgttggctgtgtgtgactctatGAAAAGAATTCCTGAGGGGGGAGAACAAGGGAGCTCAATGTAAATTTAACCATTGTTTAGACCAACCATTATTGTCTTCCCTGACTTTGAAACAGTTAAGATTGTCATatactgtaaaatcttcttcttcTACAGATCCAAAGGATAATTTTGGCTACTACTTTATTACTCCATGGATTGGTACGTCTACAAGCCTATGACTACTTTGTGAACCCACAACTTGACATGACCTGCATGCATGGAAATAGTAGTGAATGTAAAATTCCCTTTGGCCCTATAGTTCTCATCTCTAGTAAATTGCTATTTTTATTATTCTGACAAATTCAAACtctatttttgtaaaaattgtGACACTTAGGGAAGGGGCTCCTGGTGTTGTCAGGACAGAAGTGGTTTCATCACCGTCGGCTACTGACCCCGGGATTCCATTACGATGTCCTGAAGCCGTATGTCAGACTGATGTCCGACTGTGTCAACGTCATGCTGGTAATTCTACAAAAAATATAGTATTCTATTAtgtgtggaattttttttcatcttCTCATTGTTTAGGACAAATGGGAACGTCTTATCCCAGATGAGAACCCAGTGGAGCTCTTCCATCATGTCAGCCTCATGACCCTGGACTCCATCATGAAATGTGCCTTCAGCTACCAAAGTAACTGCCAGATGGACAGGTAAGGGGACACATCCACCAAAAATCACTTGTGCGTTACTACTAGAATGTGTAATAGATCAATTTCTCAGCCCTTGGTCATTTGGTTTGTCAATGGAtccattgtatccagtctagacaatgttcTCCACACTCTCTGGTAGTTAGTTGCGATATATTAATCTGGAGTCCAAGCGGTTTAAGGCAATCGATGCCGATGTAGGTTTTTGAAAGTGTCAGTAATTGACTACCTCCGATGAGTGCCATTAGAGAGATAGAAATTGAGGAGAACTTCTTTGCATACTTCTCCTGCCTATGAAACTACAAGTACTTAGGGCTGGAGCATAGGTGGGGCGCACAGGgcacgagccccggggcccccaccacatgGGTTGAAGAGGGGCCTCCACCATCCCCCTCTATCCTCCCCTACACATAACCTTGAAGTGCTTAAGTACTTTTCTTAACAATGGTGAGAAGCTGGAGCACAAATATACCCAAAAAGTTCACCTTAAGCTAAAGAAAAGTTGGTAGGGACCAAAAAACTCACATAAGAAATTGGTGAAGAAGAGACTTCATTAACTTTTCAGAGAGCATTCCATTATCTAAGTGGACACTCATACTCATTCTCTATCCTCACAGTGAGAGTGCTTACATCAAAGCTGTTTATGATCTCTCCTACCTGGTGGACTACAGATTTTGCTGTCTCCCCTACCATAATGATCTGATATTTCACCTGAGCCCTCATGGATACCGTTTTCGAAGAGCATTGAGGATAGCACATGAGCACACGGGTGAGGCTGATGTCCTGTGTAACCATTATTGTGCAAAATACTGTATTACGCTAACAAATAAAAAGACAGGGGAGAGCTTTAAGGACGTCTTTCCATTATTGttcctctttttttttacatgactCAGATAAAGTAATCAAAGAGAGGAAACAATCCCTCAAGGAAGACACAGAGCTGGAGAAGATCCAGAAGAAGAGACACCTGGACTTCCTTGATATCCTCCTCTGTGCTAAGGTGGGGTCTGGTGGCATCAATAGCTTTGTAacatatcggggcacatttactaagggcccgaattgctctttttcgtcgggtttcccgaaaattactggTTTGTGGCGAATTggcccggattgtggcgcatctgtgcCGCATTGCATGCgatagaaatggggggcgtggccattggaaaacccgacggattcggaaaaactatggtattttttttaaaaaatgtgtcgcttgacatacacttacatgcacccggaataggatggtgaaccccggcggacctctgcgcagcagcgacacctggtggacatcgggcgcacgaccttagtgaattgccggcagacccgaatcctcgtcggagaacgcgccgctggatcgcgacaggatcaggtaagtaaatctgcccaatcatGTTAGGTTTTTTTCAGGATGTAAGGCTTATAGCCAGCAGACCGGCGCGAGAGCATGGCCAAGTGTTCCATGTGAGTTGTAGCTCACATCGAAGAGCAGTTTAAGTTAGACCATCTCAAATATATTTTACTTACCGAAACCAATCAGTGGTTAATGCAGAGCCCATGATGCACGTGACTGGGAACCCATGTCCCTATTAGTCTACATCTGGACAAAAAAAATCACCTCATTTTAGAATATTGTCCCACAAGAAGATAAATAACTTTGACTTTCATTGTTACCTCTACTTATACACCACCTCGAACATGCAGCCATGCGATATGGTTCCTGTTATATTTTCTAGGATGAGATTGGTCAGGGTCTGTGTGATGAAGACCTCCGGGCTGAGGTGGACACCTTCATGTTTGAGGGACATGACACAACGGCCAGTGGCATCTCCTGGATATTATACTGCCTGGCTAAATACCCCAAGCACCAGGAGAAATGCCGGGAGGAGATCAGGGAAGTCTTGGATGGGAAGAACTTAGTAGAATGGTAAGAACCAGGTgtatttataggaaatctacaattgacatcaagcatgataaaccagggacacatactagtAGATCTGGGCACTGTGATTCTTCCTCTGATGTTTCAGTGACAGCCTTAGGTGTTCTATAACTCATTCCTGCTTGGGTGCAGGAACCaaatgtcatgggtgctcctgcggcccacatctcgggtcgcaggcacacccgtgcccctctccatggcgcccgCTCCCTCCAggatcactcacctctccatgctcctgcctcCGTCCCAGCATCTCAGCGCATGCATCCCATCTCATAGGCCATGCGCCCGCTTGTGCTtgtaaatttaaaggaccagtgcaccgctgattggcgctggccatttcccggaTTCTGATAAAAcccctcccagcattccctgcccgatctttgtgctatatgcctaagagaaagctggtACCCTTGCGATATTCCTGTGtattgatttcccattgtgaccccagacctgttcccgcTTATGCTCCTCCGCCCTGACCttttgctctgcctctgacccagaaccgttgccgcctgtcttgacctccagcctgtccccgaccaataacttgccttctgactctgtacctcgccttggctgccactgcagacaaagtcgcacctgtggaacaacctggtggtaccacgctttgcaatgggctctagtgaaaaccgggtaccacttagattccggttccgggtgtcggcttgtgtcatcgtctgcaggggtccagtgggtccactatccctgaaGCCTGACACCAAAACTGGAGTTATCGGTGCAATGGGGGAACCATGAGCTTTTTTTTCACCCCAAAGGCGTTTTCCAGAATTcctataattcctttattcaaaCTTCATGAACACCGGTGTCCTGTGTattccatacactatatatactgcccatCTTCTTTGTGAAGCCCACTTTTCAGGAGTTTTTGTGGTGACCTCATAGAATGTTGTTATATTTGTGCACAGGTTATAGAATTGTTTTTCAGTGattttgtttttatatgtgtCAGGGAGGACCTGGGTAAGCTGCCTTACACCACCATGTGCATTAAGGAGAGCATGCGCCTCTACCCGCCTGTACCAGGAGTGGCTCGAGAACTTAAAGAACCAATCACCTTCTGTGATGGACGGAGCCTTCCGAAAGGTTCAGTCATTTTACCCAAATACAGCGACTATATTGTATCCAAAATCATGATCAGGACATGTATGTGAACTTTATCTTTTCTATACAGGAGTTGATATTCTTATCAGTATATATTCTATAAATCGCTGCCCCAGTGTTTGGGAGAATCCGGAGGTAAGTGTACAGTTGCTTCATTTCTTTACTTGGAATGAAATCCTTTAACCATAACTTCCTTTGTTTAGTgacctaaggcctcatgcagatgACCGTTGGCTGTCATCTGgccgcaaatttttttttttgtttaaatcttCTTTATTAAAGTCAGCATGAATATACAGATTATCTTACAATTTGCATATACGCAGATATGCTCTTATCCATACAGACTCTATTTTCCATTTTTCTGTATCTGTTGTACAAATGGAGTAACATACATTTAGTTTATGTATCTCATTTTAATCAACGTAAACTCGGGGAGTTAACTcttaacaacaaacatcaaacCGTTTGCAGGTAAAATCTATGTTTCCAAAATCAAATTTTCCTGGCCGCAAATTTTATAGACAGATCACCGCCCCCATAggggtctatggcacccggtcatggACCATGGAGCATACAGTGTCTCACTGCACTGCGAATGAGGCGTGCTGaacatgggacatgtcctatattttgccgtttTAGAGCGGCGGATACTcatctttctatggagagggaggggtgaggagcgcgcacccctcctctctcctgcacctggCTGTGTGCTCGCCGGGGTTATGGCACAGGCAGACACACGTCTGTGTGCAAGATGCCTTTCAATGGGGGAAAattatgcacattttttttgttcccCGACCCGCACACCACTTTGGGGTGTCATTAAGCGGAGCGGGTAGGGTGCGGGCAAGGTGCAGGGAGCCTGGAACCTCCAGTTTTTAAGGGCACCGGagcgccagtcttaatgaattcacCCCAATGTATTTTAATGTTCCTTTAAGAATTTGTAATATACATAATGGAGGCAGAGGATGAAGAGCTGATGTGCTGTAATAACCATTATAAAGGCAGAAATTGATAAGATTTCTTATTTCCCTTTAGGTTTTTGATCCTCTGAGATTTTCTCCAGAAAATACATCCCATAGGCACCCCCATGCCTTCCTGCCCTTCTCTGCAGGGGGGAGGTAATGTGTTGCTCCCATGTATGAATTCTGTAGTATTTAGTGATATAGATATAGAATTTCATTTGCTTCTGCTGTTTCCCTTGACACTCAGCGACTTCTTTCATACTGTGAACATGATCTGAATGTGTTTTCACTGTCTCAGTCCAGGTGACTACACATAGAAATAGTGGTTGTTTTGTTCTTTTGCtaccccctcatctcctcctgctctataacatgctgcctagatatgggacactatgtacaatctgctcagctcctcctgttctataacatcctgcctgcagataggacactattggGCAGGTTTATTTACCAGTCCCTGAGGTGCGTTCCTGACtccaatgcactctgccgcgattcactacgagcatgcgcccgattttctgcatctgtcgcttccccgatcaggtccgccagagttgacctttttcttcccggtgtatgtaagtgcttggtttgcgacacaatttaaatgataAAGCCTTcgtttagtccgaatcagtcggatcgtccggcggcatcgccccccgatttctgtcacatgaaagccagcgccgatgcaccaaaatccgatcccttgcaccaaaatccccagttaaatgcggcacaaatcggaaatcgtcggaatatccgacgacagtgcggtccacggacccttagtaaataagcccctatgtacaatttgctcagctcctcctgctctataacatgctgcctgtataaACAATATAATTTATGATAACAACTTTTGTTTAACCAAGTAAAATAATGACAAAAAGAACTAGCGATATGATTTTTTCATTGTTGTACTACATGTAATAATACTGTATTCTCACTTTTAGGAACTGCATTGGTCAGAACTTTGCGATGAATGAAATGAAAGTTGCGGTGGCTCTGACGTTACAGAGATACGAGTTACACACGGTCCCGGGGAAGGAGCCATTGGTGTTAGCTCAGTTAGTCCTACGCGCCTTGAATGGGATTCATGTCCATCTAAAGAAGATAAACTGCgtcaagaagaagaagaactaATCTGAAGATGATATGGCCCAAACTTTTTGatagttactagagatgagcgaacatgctcgtccgagcttgatgctcggtcgagcattagggtactcgaaactgctcgttactcggacgaatacttcgcccgctcgagaaaatggcagctcccgccgttttgctttttggcggccagaaacagagccaatcacaagccaggagactctgcactccacccagcatgacgtggtacccttacacgtcgatagcagtggttggctggccagatcaggtgaccctgggatagactagccgctggccacgctgctcggatcattctgtctctggatgccgctagggagagagctgctgctggtcagggaaagcgttagggtgttctattagcttactgttaggcaggagtgattctcaaagaacccaacagcccttcttagggctacaataacgttctactttttttattttaatttgcatctattaccattttgtgaggaattagcagggggacttgctaccgttgtgtttagctcttagtggcacacatatccatagcaaagaccgaagtgggaaaattcagtaggggttggatttctattaggcaataactcagtgtcatctcatctggcatagtagtgtgcttcctttgatacttggctagaaaatagccataggagaatacaaacagcttcttgaagcctacagtagcgttctatatatttgatttctggttgatctgctggtggctgtagtttctgcagtgcatgtacttgccaattctgagcaatttgtagtgagacttgcgaccgctgtgttctgcgcttagtggcgcacatatccatagcaaaggccgaagtgggaaaattcagtaggggttggatttctattaggcaataactcagtgtcatctcatctggcatagtagtgtgcttcctttgatacttggctagaaaatagccataggagaatacaaacagcttcttgaagcctacagtagcgttctatatatttgatttctggttgatctgctggtggctgtagtttctgcagtgcatgtacttgccaattctgagcaatttgtagtgagacttgcgaccgctgtgttctgcgcttagtggcgcacatatccatagcaaaggccgaagtggcaaaattcagtaggggttggatttctattaggcaataactcagtgtcatctcatctggcatagtagtgtgcttcctttgatacttggctagaaaatagccataggagaatacaaacagcttcttgaagcctacagtagcgttctatatatttgatttctggttgatctgctggtggctgtagtttctgcagtgcatgtacttgccaattctgagcaatttgtagtgagacttgcgaccgctgtgttctgcgcttagtggcgcacatatccatagcaaaggccgaagtgggaaaattcagtaggggttggatttctattaggcaataactcagtgtcatctcatctggcatagtagtgtgcttcctttgatacttggctagaaaatagccataggagaatacaaacagcttcttgaagcctacagtagcgttttatatatttgatttctggttgatctgctggtggctgtagtttctgcagtgcatgtacttgccaattctgagcaatttgtagtgagacttgcgaccgctgtgttctgcgcttagtggcgcacatatccatagcaaaggccgaagtggcaaaattcagtaggggttggatttctattaggcaataactcagtgtcatctcatctggcatagtagtgtgcttcctttgatacttggctagaaaatagccataggagaatacaaacagcttcttgaagcctacagtagcgttctatatatttgatttctggttgatctgctggtggctgtagtttctgcagtgcatgtacttgccaattctgagcaatttgtagtgagacttgcgaccgctgtgttctgcgcttagtggcgcacatatccatagcaaaggccgaagtgggaaaattcagtaggggttggatttctattaggcaataactcagtgtcatctcatctggcatagtagtgtgcttcctttgatacttggctagaaaatagccatagcaataggataggattgttttgttttaaaaactcaaaaaaaaacaaaaaacacaaaaaaaaaaaaaaaacacaaaaaaacacaaaaaaaaacaaaaagatgtaaaaaaaaaaaaaagttataactctcattttaaaaatgtttaacccgagggctaggggtagaggacgagggcggggacgtgggcgtccaactactgcaggggtcagaggccgtggtcctgggcggggtgagacaccacctgctgatgagggagcaggggaacgccgcagagctacactccctaggttcatgtctgaagttactgggactcgtggtagagcactgttgaggccagaacagtgcgaacaggtgatgtcgtggattgctgacaatgcttcgagcaatttgtccaccaccagtcagtcttccacgcagtccacccatgtcaccgaaatccccactcctccagctcctgcacctcagcctcctcccccccagtctgccccctcccaggaaaatttgccatttgaaccggcatactctgaggaactgttttctggacccttcccacagtcacaaaccacttgtccggttgctgctgagcaattttccgatgcccaggttttccaccagtcacagtctgtgggtgatgatgaccttcttgacgtagtggaagtgtgtaaagaggtgtccgacgatgaggagacacggttgtcagacagtggggaagttgttgtcagggcaggaagtccgaggggggagcagactgagggatcggaggatgatgaggtgaca from Engystomops pustulosus chromosome 10, aEngPut4.maternal, whole genome shotgun sequence harbors:
- the LOC140104764 gene encoding cytochrome P450 4A4-like, which encodes MSPPVLYGLGVPDLWSWVLWLGLLYVLVKASKLYLKWRHLVKAFSPFEGPKRHWLFGNAHEFHGDGKDLDIISGYAEQYPYAYPLWLGNFFASLTICHPDYAKAVLSRQDPKDNFGYYFITPWIGKGLLVLSGQKWFHHRRLLTPGFHYDVLKPYVRLMSDCVNVMLDKWERLIPDENPVELFHHVSLMTLDSIMKCAFSYQSNCQMDSESAYIKAVYDLSYLVDYRFCCLPYHNDLIFHLSPHGYRFRRALRIAHEHTDKVIKERKQSLKEDTELEKIQKKRHLDFLDILLCAKDEIGQGLCDEDLRAEVDTFMFEGHDTTASGISWILYCLAKYPKHQEKCREEIREVLDGKNLVEWEDLGKLPYTTMCIKESMRLYPPVPGVARELKEPITFCDGRSLPKGVDILISIYSINRCPSVWENPEVFDPLRFSPENTSHRHPHAFLPFSAGGRNCIGQNFAMNEMKVAVALTLQRYELHTVPGKEPLVLAQLVLRALNGIHVHLKKINCVKKKKN